In one window of Fulvia fulva chromosome 5, complete sequence DNA:
- a CDS encoding Dothistromin biosynthesis peroxidase dotB: MRRWEHLWNLGETHGLDEAAAQSYYNTRWSILNNPCYFSSPLGGLLAPAATRLPVDMMSNHSAEVPGGTLMRDVLKSFFSVSGDAPGEFVWTPGNERIPQNWYKRASLQAFTATEAILGVFTLNSAYPGIYRLGGNTGTVNSFTGVDTANFTGGIFNLETLTQGNNAACFFLQASLSDLPDAAAPVLGAIGSALGWVIQQLGPSAEALGCPQLKAFNNDVFNQFPGAAYIGSGEA; encoded by the coding sequence ATGCGACGATGGGAGCATTTGTGGAATCTCGGTGAGACCCACGGTCTAGATGAGGCTGCTGCCCAGTCTTATTACAATACTCGCTGGTCCATCTTGAACAATCCATGCTATTTCTCATCCCCTCTCGGAGGTCTCCTTGCTCCCGCAGCAACCCGCCTGCCCGTGGATATGATGTCGAACCACTCTGCAGAGGTCCCGGGCGGTACCCTCATGCGAGACGTCCTGAAATCGTTCTTCTCTGTCAGTGGAGACGCTCCAGGAGAGTTTGTATGGACCCCAGGCAACGAACGCATTCCTCAGAACTGGTACAAGCGAGCATCCCTCCAAGCGTTCACTGCCACCGAGGCTATCCTTGGCGTCTTCACTCTGAACAGCGCGTATCCAGGTATCTACCGTCTCGGTGGCAATACTGGCACCGTGAATTCTTTCACCGGCGTCGACACTGCGAATTTCACCGGGGGTATTTTCAACCTCGAGACCCTGACCCAGGGCAATAACGCCGCTTGCTTCTTCTTGCAAGCATCTCTGTCCGATCTTCCCGACGCAGCAGCCCCTGTCCTCGGTGCCATTGGTAGCGCTCTTGGATGGGTTATACAGCAGCTAGGTCCAAGTGCAGAGGCGCTTGGCTGTCCGCAGTTGAAGGCGTTCAATAACGATGTGTTCAACCAATTCCCGGGTGCGGCGTACATCGGTAGTGGAGAAGCTTAG